The genomic region tcctttttttaaaaaaaaaaagcttttggtTTCCTGTAGCTGTTGCAACTGTCCAGGTTGTTCACATGGTAGAGTTGAATTTGCATGCTAGATTCATTTAGTAGCCTTCATATAGCCACATTCTTTGTGTTATTTAAGCATGAGTTTCATTTGAAGTACTTAAATAATCACATAGAGGAGTGCAGAACACCAAACACAACTTGAAAGCTTTGACTCCAACATGGAAAGTGTTTTGACATGCCGCATGGCCTTTCGACTCCTTCTATCTTCCAAAACATGCCATGTTTATGTACAATAAAATTAGTTATGTGGACATTTAGGCATAGTGTTTCTCTCAGTGTGTACCTGATCCCAGATTAACCAAAAGATATTGATGAATAAGTACAAATGAATGTAAGTCTCTAAGCAGCAGGTGGGTTTAAGGAAAAGTAAAGCTTTTTCAGTTGATACTCAGTTGCTTGTCACTTAATGTATTTGTGCAACACTCATGTGCTGTTTGGAGCCGTGTACGTGGGAGAGACGGATTTGACAGCTTGGTTAACAGGCATCTTGTCTCCTAGAGTAGGTGCTGTAACTCCAGCCATTTCAGAGGCTTAATCTCAGGTGACTGACAGCACCAGGTGGAGGATcgacactcactcactaactcaaTCTcacttgatctctctctctcaacgctCCACCTTTTTTCTGCACTCTATTCTTGGACATTCTTGAAAGGAGCAGCTGTAGCCTGGAGACCAACTTGAGATATGTTTCAAACTAAATAAGGGAAGCCGAGTCGAGACCCGTCACCTCGTCCCCTCCACATACAATTTCACACGTGTCCTTGAAGTGAACAGTGTAGCAAGAGTGGGTCAAGATGGATAAGCACTACCTGAACACTGACTTTTAGAAAAGAGGACTGACTTTGTAAGCCCAGTTTTTGTACAACCTATACGTTTAATTTTCAAATGTATTGTTTGgctgcatattttttttcataactttCACAATCTCCAACACTGCTTTCATTACCATCTCACAAAAGTTAAAGGCCAATAAAGGTTAATGCtgccataaatataaacagGGGAGCACATGGATGTCATGAGCTTATTCATGCCAACAAATGTACTTGATTCCAATAACTGCTATTTGAGGGATTTACATTTTAGTTATAACTAAAGACTTTGAGATGGGTGAGAAAATATTGCATCATTACCATGATAAAACTGATTGCGAGGACACGTTGTAATGTTATATCTtgtatgtgtgcatttgtgtgtgcatgcatcaTGGATTTGATTAtcatatgtactttttttttaattataagtgGAACATAAAATATATGCACATTAAACTAATAGCACTGCTATGCTGTACTCAGTAATGTGTTTGAATGCTTTGGAAAATACTTTGCAAGAGCAAGACAGACATATGGGCAAAATAAATGGGCCAagtccaaaatggcaaaataatcTTTTAATGGTCTGATCATCAgtcagaaaattagcaagaattcaAACAAATGCCCTTCCAGGAGCTCCGGTGCCACCATTTGCTCATTCACTTTTAGTCTTGTATAGATGTAGCAGGTAAGGTCCTCTGGTTTACTCCTGGCCCTACTTACCACACTGCAGATCAttataaaagcttttttttaaaaaaaaaaaaaaaaaaaaaaaaaaaaaaaaagattcacttACATGGTCAATTTTACCTTCACATACAGGAAGTTATTAAAATGTCTGATGCAAAATTCTAATATGgtgttacaaaataataaaaagctaaccACAGGTTTACCATAAGACTTAATGAGTCTCCACATGAAACactaaatgtaattaaaaagcTAGCTGAAAAATATAGAGTGGTGCTCAAGTGTACTTCTTTCATTTGAGTACTTCAAAATTTCCACTTTTAACTGAGCAAGATCAACACACTTTCCTTCAACACTGTACATAAACCAGTGGAAATGAACAGGTCAAACCAACCATTCACAACAAAAGAGAGAAATTGCCATGAACAATAATAGACTAAGGAAAGCAGTGCACCTAGAGGTTATCAGAGCCTCTGTTCAGAGTGAAGGCAGGCAGAGGATTTGGTTACagagtaataaaaatattaagccaaatatttatttctgcaAAAACTGGGTTAGCAACAtttccaatttaaaatgcacCATTCTACAGATTTTATTAATTGCAGCTAAAGCCGTGCAGCAACAGCTTTTTGAAGGACAgtcaaaatattaaacattattttaattgttgAAGAAATGGAACCAGATTTTAATACAAATCCAAATAACCATGGTGTACAAATAGATCTAGGAAATTCATATTACAAATTGGTTGTGTGAAGCAGCCTACCAGCTCAACTTTAAACTGAACCAGTTAAGTTACACTGTCCAGTCAGTGAACATGATCAGTTTCCATCTAAATCCATGCTGCAGCTTTGCCTTTAAGACAGCATGGACattataaacatgcaaatattgatttaaaaaaaaaaataaaataaagataccCCAACACTCATTAGTTCAGTTTGGGTGAAACTGAATACAAGTAGCAGCCATCCCTCCTGTTTCCTTATTTcagatacaaaataaaaataattcaaaagatGTTGCTTGAACAACAGTCTCTTGGAAAGttttattatacagattataaAAATAGTAtctcttcaattaaaaaaaaaaattattttttcctctactttcTTGTGTACCGACTGGAGAAGGGCGATTTGGGGATTGTGAGTGGACGCGTGCTCTGCTCCAGTATCAGTGGTTTGTACCTCCTCACCGGGTTGGCTCTAAAAGTGAAATCCTTTAAAACAGCAACAAGACAAGGCCAAATTAGTCCTCATGGCAAGGCAATGGGTTCAGGGGAGGATTTTAAGATACCCCAACCCCCTACAACCAAAAAGCCACAGCAACAGGAAAGCAAGACACGTGAAAAACATGCAAGTGACTGACAGCAGAAAAACCAACCACCGCCAGGCGACTTTCAGCCATCAGCCTCAGATACTCCAGCTCTTGCTCACGAGCAACTCTTCGCCTGGAGTCACGCAAATCAAAGGAGAAGGGACACTGCCGAGTACAATTCCATCTGAATGTGGGCCTTGATCTTCGGTCCAGAGAAGGGGTCACATTGGCTCTAGAATGTACATGGTGATTCAGTACAGTCAAGGTAAGGCATGTAATACAACAGAAAGCTGCAAGTGATCAATAACTAAAGTACATGCTTTTGAAGTGTTGGCGGTTTCCCCTCCAGTTGTAAGCATTTGCTTTGTAACAAGACTAGGTTGACAGTCTACtttgtaacattacaaaatacaTTCCAGTTATCCTCCCTAATAAAACAAGGTTTTTGAATATACCCTTACTACATAAGAATTGTTaacacctgacaatcacacccatacaagtctttcccaaactgttgccaccaagtttTAAAGCACAGAAAGGTCTAGAATACAgtcaataatattattattattattattattattattattattaactttgtATGCTGTGTAATGAAGACTTCCTTTCACTGCAACCAAAGGGGCTAGTCCAAACCTGTtcaagcatgacaatgctcctggtGTGCAAGAACTCTAGTGGACTGCatagagccctgacctgaaacccactGATCATCCTCTCAcaagacatttttattatttcacccCCACATTGTGTAAACTTTAcaaactgttgtgtgtaaatcccagatcagcagtttctgaaaatcAAACCAGCCCCTCTGGTACAAATAACCATGCCACAACCACAGTCAGGGATCACATTTCTAATGTTTGAGAACATTAACAGAAGCTCTGTCCTGTACCTGAATGTGTAtgcattgactacgtttacatggacagcagtaatctattgaccttactctgagtaagataacgTGATTAAGgcgtttacatgagttgcttttagaagaCTCCCTTCATGaatctgttttacatgttatagaacataattagattaacggcacacaaAGTGTCAACGCACCACACCGTCCCCCCAGAATTTCACACATCAACATGCAGTTTGTCtccgttatggtaccgtatatagtttttgggtgtttttatgaatgctttaagtgcagttattttttgtcatgctgtacatgacaatagacaactgcttgaagccgtgggctacatcccaaaccacgtaattaccgtctatatagtagcagagtaggcaagtatgcagtttgggacacagccataCTCTTGttctgtaaaatgttttgcactgccatgtgtatgtgtcctgtcacaaaatgcggtgaaaactcacaatGTTAATGTGATTaacatgtttacatgtctgtaatacacattgataaggtgactaaaacaggagtactccacatgccataattcaatttgtgtttacttcaagtatgatcttaatcagattaaggtaattaaagattgctgtttacatggtagtttcataattgattaatagtggattattgtccatgtaaacatgctgactgttgctgccacatggctagctgattagataactgcataagtgtatttattaggtgttcctaatatagTGGATGGAGAGCATACATTTCAAGTTGCAATTTAAAACAGCAAAGTTCAGCCCAAGCCTTTGTATTCTGTAAGAGCTATACTACTTTTTTGGACCATAAACAGAACAATTCAGAGCcaaatcaattatttatttaaaaaaaaaaaaaaaaaaaaaaaaaaaaattgagctcTGACCTGATGGGTGATGAGGACATGCTTGGGCTTGTTCTTGCGGGTGAGAACGAAGACGTTTGAGCAGGAGACTGCGGCCGATTCTGACCTACAACAATGCGTTAAAATGGTCAGATAAAGCATAAGTGTAAAAGAAGAGAGTTATAAACAGCTAGTGGTAGTAGCTAACTGATGTACTGTACTCATTTCAGAGCTGCTACTTCTCGGTAAAGGGCGGACAGCAGCTATTTTGAGACAGGGTTTGTTGTCCCACTGAAACTTCGGCCGCAAAAGACCAGTCGTACCTGCGTTTTCCTGCTCTAAAGAAACGGAGAAGCACCAGAAGATAATCGGTTTGTTTGTGTTAGAAGTTTGCATGCGCTCGCTCACACTTAAAGAGACCAACCTGCAAAGCCCACAGCATCTCCAGCATAAAGACCTGCGGTGTTTTCAGCCATGTTACCTGCCATACTCAATTCCCCGCAATGCCTTAGTCCAAGCTTCGGGCAGCGTATATATTGCGTCAGCCGACATGACGGACCAATCACACCACACCCGTGAAATCAATTAGTAATCAATTAGGCATTTGTGATTGAGCGCTACAGGTTAGCTCCGTCCAACTATTCAAATTTTCCACTTATTTCCCACAgtagtccagtaggtggcggtatgCACATTCAATCtttgatcatcatcatccataGAATTAGCACATTAGCTCATTCATTTTACACTtcctgggttcgattcccgtgtgtgtgtgtgtgtgtgtgtgtactcactctccgtgctgcgggggtttcctccccagtccaatgacatgTATGAATAGGTTTATCTTATGTGATtatgtcctgtgatggattcgcaccccatccagggtgtaccctgccttgtggcTGATTCTCCCTGGGAATGGATCCAGGTTCCTCggaaccctgtaggataagcggtatagaaaatggatggatgcatcaTCCGCCATAAACTTATAGAAGAAAGAATATAAAGACGTACCTAAACACAATTATGATTTTCAGGCAAGTTATTTTCAAACCAGAAGTTTGTCgtttaagataaaataaaagtatacaAAACAGCATAGCAGCAGAtgagtatttaaataaatacaaaaaatacataaaaaataaattacgaataaataaataaatactactactaataataagaataaataatattGAAGAATAGGAATGAACAActgcaaatatataaaaactgtagagaatatatcaatatatataataaatatagatGTATATGTAAAATGAGACAGAATATAAGCAGCTACACTCATACGCAGGTTAGAACAGTGTGCAAAAACGTTGTTGTGCAGCATTGGACTGAGCATAATACTTAAAGTGCAATGTTCCACCATTTTAAATTGACATTTAATTAAAGTATGGAATTAAAAGTGCAAGAAAGAGTCACAAATGAGAAAAGTATTgaccacacacactgattttggTTATTAACCGTAATTGCTCCTTTTGCCAACAAGGAACCAAGAACATAAGTAAACATTACCTAGCTTGCATGCTAAAAATCTAGCAGCCCTGTTTGCAGCAATAAATATTAGCTCACAGGTTTTTATGTTTCCCCCTCCTTCATGGTGTAGTGTATGACTATGCTTGTTATCTGTTTGTTGTTTCCTTGTTCACTGATTAAAATTGTTAggaagtttttgtttgttgtttccTTGTTCACTGATTAAAATTGTTAGGAATTTTATTCATCTTGCAAGAAAAGCTACCATATTCAAAACAATCACCTTAAAAGTattcaaattaaatgtaaaaaaaaaaaaaagcatgaagtACTTGAAAACCATTCATACAATAATTAAGTAGTTTATGCCTACAGTAATGAAGTAACATggcagaaaaaagaaatgtcaatGCAACCACCATAAACAACAGTGCTTCCTGTTTCTCTGTTCCCAAATTATTTTAAGCATGCTACTGTTcaacctttgcttaagaaacagggtttggatgaaggttgcTTTAATAATTATCGGCCTATCTCTAAGCTATTGTTTCTGTCAAAGCTGTTAAAGAAAGTCATTGGAACCTTTacaatctggtttcactgcttatcatagcacagagtctgctttgttaaaagtgtcaaatgacattttacttGCAGTGGATACTGGTAAAAATACTGTGTCGATGcttacagctgcctttgatactgtagatcATAACATACTTCTTGGGTGTTTAGAGCATTTGATTGGTATCAAGGGTACCACCCTACAAGTGTTCAGCTCATATCTTAAAGACAGGTCCTTTTCAGTAGCGTTGGGTAATTTCTACTCATTTTCTGctcctattattagtggtgtacctcaaggctccattctgggcccacttctttttaactTATAGCTGCGTCCattggggaatattattagggcacacaatgtttttttcatatatatgctgatgatacccagttgtacataCCATTGAAGgctggtgactccattcagccaCTGTTGGACTGTGTGAACGatattaaaaaatggttaacaaataatttcctccaacttaatgaagacaaaaccaaaataattgttttgggtcccctgagattgagagatggtctccCAAATGA from Ictalurus furcatus strain D&B chromosome 15, Billie_1.0, whole genome shotgun sequence harbors:
- the sinup gene encoding siaz-interacting nuclear protein isoform X2 gives rise to the protein MAGNMAENTAGLYAGDAVGFAEQENAGTTGLLRPKFQWDNKPCLKIAAVRPLPRSSSSEMSQNRPQSPAQTSSFSPARTSPSMSSSPIRANVTPSLDRRSRPTFRWNCTRQCPFSFDLRDSRRRVAREQELEYLRLMAESRLAVDFTFRANPVRRYKPLILEQSTRPLTIPKSPFSSRYTRK
- the sinup gene encoding siaz-interacting nuclear protein isoform X3 codes for the protein MAEQENAGTTGLLRPKFQWDNKPCLKIAAVRPLPRSSSSEMSQNRPQSPAQTSSFSPARTSPSMSSSPIRANVTPSLDRRSRPTFRWNCTRQCPFSFDLRDSRRRVAREQELEYLRLMAESRLAVVGFSADFTFRANPVRRYKPLILEQSTRPLTIPKSPFSSRYTRK
- the sinup gene encoding siaz-interacting nuclear protein isoform X1, with the protein product MAGNMAENTAGLYAGDAVGFAEQENAGTTGLLRPKFQWDNKPCLKIAAVRPLPRSSSSEMSQNRPQSPAQTSSFSPARTSPSMSSSPIRANVTPSLDRRSRPTFRWNCTRQCPFSFDLRDSRRRVAREQELEYLRLMAESRLAVVGFSADFTFRANPVRRYKPLILEQSTRPLTIPKSPFSSRYTRK
- the sinup gene encoding siaz-interacting nuclear protein isoform X4, translated to MQTSNTNKPIIFWCFSVSLEQENAGQNRPQSPAQTSSFSPARTSPSMSSSPIRANVTPSLDRRSRPTFRWNCTRQCPFSFDLRDSRRRVAREQELEYLRLMAESRLAVVGFSADFTFRANPVRRYKPLILEQSTRPLTIPKSPFSSRYTRK